TCGTAATGGTTCTTATGGTCGAAGATTTGCTCTGAAGGGGATTGGAGAGGTTCATGTGAATGTCCCCAGGGATCGCCGGGGTGAGTATCAGACCCAGGTGCTTCCTCGTTGTCAGCAGTATGAGAATGAAATTGGCAAGGATTTTTGTGTGAGG
The nucleotide sequence above comes from bacterium. Encoded proteins:
- a CDS encoding transposase translates to RNGSYGRRFALKGIGEVHVNVPRDRRGEYQTQVLPRCQQYENEIGKDFCVRCDGWTCLT